Proteins from one Cicer arietinum cultivar CDC Frontier isolate Library 1 chromosome 3, Cicar.CDCFrontier_v2.0, whole genome shotgun sequence genomic window:
- the LOC101498923 gene encoding uncharacterized protein, protein MSSLSVMNLENTKQPRKRLIIKFSSQKNHSQGDIKMEHSKPIVTCFWLDAKDSTAIMSQQNNNTTTDSVKDSKPILSKEVGVQVMKDSCSKKIINETRNPRTENCCLKTDGGEIMNEKRKKPMQHYKKMQCWVILKRILIGRDSWPLKDPIDLKFLKAFHDKDNLENKSKLKTMGLKNIESKLQFYSTPDEFATDIRFVFSQRMLLYPPRNEVHKIALKFSEYFENKWKSLKKDWDLEERKINKRKRDEHAHEMKDFFQTKRSR, encoded by the coding sequence ATGAGTTCTTTATCGGTAATGAATTTGGAGAATACTAAACAACCTCGTAAGCGACTTATAATCAAGTTTTCTTCTCAAAAGAATCATTCTCAAGGAGATATTAAGATGGAACATTCCAAGCCAATTGTTACATGTTTCTGGCTTGACGCTAAAGATTCAACAGCTATTATGTCTCAACaaaacaacaacacaacaaccGATTCTGTCAAAGATTCAAAACCCATCTTGTCTAAAGAAGTTGGTGTGCAAGTAATGAAGGATTCTTGTTCCAAGAAGATTATCAATGAAACAAGAAACCCAAGAACCGAAAATTGTTGCTTGAAGACTGATGGCGGTGAGATCATgaatgaaaagagaaagaagCCGATGCAACATTACAAGAAGATGCAATGTTGGGTGATTTTGAAGAGGATTTTGATTGGAAGAGATAGCTGGCCTCTAAAAGACCCTATTGATCTCAAGTTCTTGAAGGCTTTTCATGACAAGGATAATTTAGAGAACAAGTCTAAATTGAAGACTATGGGTTTGAAGAATATTGAATCTAAATTGCAATTCTATTCAACACCCGATGAATTTGCTACTGACATCAGATTTGTATTCTCTCAAAGAATGTTATTATATCCTCCTAGAAATGAGGTTCATAAAATTGCGTTAAAGTTTAGTgaatattttgaaaacaaatggaAGTCTCTCAAAAAAGATTGGGACCTTgaggaaagaaaaataaacaagaGAAAAAGGGATGAACATGCTCATGAGATGAAAGACTTCTTCCAAACCAAAAGGTCAAGATAA